A genomic window from Methanovulcanius yangii includes:
- a CDS encoding DUF2240 family protein, which translates to MTLEQTIAAPFKAMRKEGLRPTEFIYFFAIDRKWMDRDKASLVVSLGRKQGLLREEGGLLIPTFDPSAVNIPLGFRPTNDIFNVQDNACDLLMGRLAQARGVGVEAVAAEVNALIRESFDGHLRPEAALVIVARRHGVPFEDMVGALRQTLSGDGC; encoded by the coding sequence TTGACGCTCGAACAGACGATCGCCGCGCCGTTTAAGGCCATGAGGAAGGAGGGTCTGCGCCCGACCGAATTCATATATTTTTTTGCCATCGATCGCAAGTGGATGGACCGTGACAAGGCCTCCCTTGTCGTCAGCCTCGGGAGGAAGCAGGGGCTCCTCCGGGAGGAGGGGGGCCTTCTCATCCCCACCTTCGATCCCTCGGCAGTGAACATCCCGCTGGGGTTTCGCCCGACAAATGATATCTTCAATGTTCAGGATAACGCCTGTGACCTTCTGATGGGACGGCTCGCGCAGGCCCGCGGTGTCGGGGTGGAGGCGGTGGCGGCCGAGGTCAATGCCCTTATCCGGGAGTCCTTTGACGGCCACCTGCGTCCCGAAGCCGCTCTGGTGATCGTGGCCCGTCGCCATGGCGTCCCGTTTGAGGACATGGTGGGGGCTCTGCGACAGACGCTCTCCGGCGACGGCTGCTGA
- a CDS encoding 30S ribosomal protein S8e, which yields MQWHGRSVRKETGGRLTHARGKRKAEIGNASADSHIGEDRRRIMRTMGGNHKVRVLRAQYANVSDPKTGVTKKVGMETVEQNTANPNFVRRNLLTKGAIIKTEIGRARIVSRPGQDGVINAVLVE from the coding sequence ATGCAGTGGCATGGCAGATCAGTAAGGAAAGAAACCGGCGGACGGCTCACGCACGCCCGCGGGAAAAGGAAAGCAGAGATTGGAAATGCATCCGCGGATTCACACATCGGTGAAGACCGCCGCCGTATCATGCGGACCATGGGGGGCAACCACAAGGTCCGTGTCCTTCGTGCACAGTATGCAAACGTCTCCGACCCGAAGACCGGTGTAACAAAGAAGGTCGGCATGGAGACCGTCGAACAGAACACCGCAAACCCCAACTTCGTCCGGCGGAACCTCCTGACCAAGGGAGCAATCATCAAGACCGAGATCGGCAGGGCACGCATCGTATCCCGTCCCGGACAGGATGGCGTCATCAACGCTGTCCTTGTTGAGTAG
- the hypB gene encoding hydrogenase nickel incorporation protein HypB, whose translation MHHIDVSIEKDVFDANNRLAHRNHHRLMDASVRAFDLLGAIGSGKTALIEQMVPRLRERGLVVGAIAGDVYGDDDFQRIVATGAPAVNANTGKECHLDAHLVGHALDQIPLDEIDILFIENVGNMVCPTDFQLGAEKRIVVVSTTEGDDVANKHPMMFRESDIAVINKVDLAGYVGCDVGRLEADIHRYNPNMPVFKTNMKTGEGVDALLDAIVK comes from the coding sequence ATGCATCATATTGACGTCAGCATCGAGAAGGATGTCTTCGACGCGAACAACCGCCTTGCGCACCGGAACCATCACCGTCTCATGGACGCCTCGGTACGGGCCTTTGATCTCCTCGGCGCCATCGGATCCGGCAAGACGGCGCTCATCGAGCAGATGGTGCCCCGGCTCAGGGAGCGTGGCCTCGTGGTCGGCGCCATAGCCGGTGATGTCTACGGGGACGACGACTTCCAGCGGATCGTCGCAACCGGTGCCCCCGCGGTGAATGCAAACACCGGAAAGGAGTGCCACCTCGATGCCCATCTCGTCGGGCATGCGCTGGACCAGATTCCGCTCGATGAGATCGACATCCTCTTCATCGAGAATGTCGGGAACATGGTATGCCCCACCGATTTTCAGCTGGGCGCCGAGAAGCGTATTGTCGTCGTCTCCACCACCGAGGGTGACGATGTCGCAAACAAGCACCCGATGATGTTTCGGGAGTCCGATATCGCCGTCATCAACAAGGTGGACCTCGCAGGGTATGTCGGCTGTGATGTCGGGCGGCTCGAGGCGGATATTCACCGCTATAACCCGAATATGCCGGTGTTCAAAACCAACATGAAGACGGGTGAAGGGGTCGACGCCCTCCTCGATGCGATCGTTAAATGA
- a CDS encoding signal recognition particle subunit SRP19/SEC65 family protein codes for MDPQRILYPCYFDQSLTRSGGRRVPAAMAQENPTAKAIHKAAKRLGLSARIEEAASHPGRWLKKEGRVIVEWKGSKEELIRRVAAKIR; via the coding sequence ATGGATCCACAACGCATCCTCTACCCGTGCTACTTTGACCAGTCGCTCACGCGCAGCGGAGGGCGCAGAGTGCCGGCAGCAATGGCACAGGAGAACCCGACGGCAAAGGCCATCCATAAGGCGGCAAAACGCCTCGGCCTTTCCGCGAGGATTGAGGAGGCGGCATCCCACCCGGGCCGCTGGCTGAAGAAGGAAGGCAGGGTCATCGTTGAATGGAAGGGGAGTAAGGAAGAGCTGATCCGCAGGGTTGCGGCAAAGATCCGGTGA
- a CDS encoding histidinol phosphate phosphatase domain-containing protein, translating into MYDLHTHTIMSDGELLPTELIRRAAVLGYTVVGITDHADASNIDSLIAATEKVRTSAAAYGVRLLNGVELTHIPPAEIADLAARAKAAGADIVIVHGETTVEPVAPGTNAAACTCPDVDVLAHPGLITPEDARQAAAHGIALEITARGGHNRTNGHIVQLARMTGCRLVVNSDGHAPGDLMTAADRMAIARGAGMTADECAAALDTAALAVLPR; encoded by the coding sequence ATGTATGACCTCCATACCCACACGATCATGTCGGACGGCGAACTCCTTCCGACCGAGCTGATTCGCCGGGCGGCGGTTCTCGGCTACACCGTTGTGGGGATCACCGACCATGCGGACGCATCAAATATCGACAGCCTCATTGCGGCAACGGAGAAGGTCCGCACCAGTGCAGCTGCCTATGGCGTTCGGCTGTTAAACGGCGTCGAGCTCACCCATATCCCCCCGGCGGAGATTGCCGACCTCGCCGCCCGGGCAAAGGCAGCAGGGGCGGACATCGTCATCGTCCACGGCGAGACGACGGTCGAACCGGTGGCGCCCGGCACCAATGCCGCCGCATGCACCTGCCCGGATGTGGACGTCCTGGCCCACCCCGGACTCATCACCCCGGAAGATGCACGCCAGGCCGCCGCACACGGTATCGCACTCGAGATCACCGCACGGGGCGGGCACAACCGCACCAACGGACACATCGTCCAGCTCGCCCGCATGACCGGCTGCAGGCTGGTGGTCAACTCCGACGGGCATGCCCCCGGAGACCTGATGACGGCGGCCGACCGGATGGCAATTGCAAGGGGGGCAGGCATGACCGCTGATGAGTGCGCCGCCGCCCTCGACACCGCGGCACTTGCCGTCCTCCCCAGGTAA
- a CDS encoding H/ACA ribonucleoprotein complex subunit GAR1, whose translation MKLAGRVKHICGSRTLVIECDPGQLPRLHTTVTDRRLKPVGKLVEVFGNIRAPYGLVVCKGTCTTIPGEKLFTK comes from the coding sequence TTGAAACTGGCAGGACGAGTAAAACATATCTGTGGCAGTCGGACCCTCGTCATCGAGTGCGATCCGGGACAGCTTCCGCGTCTACACACCACCGTCACGGACCGTCGCCTGAAACCTGTTGGAAAGCTGGTTGAGGTGTTTGGAAACATCAGAGCGCCCTATGGACTCGTTGTCTGCAAAGGCACGTGCACCACCATCCCGGGGGAGAAGCTCTTCACGAAATAA